A single region of the Oenococcus kitaharae DSM 17330 genome encodes:
- the secY gene encoding preprotein translocase subunit SecY has translation MFNLLSKAFKQKEIRVRIYWTLFILLVYRFGAYITVPGVNASALTRLMNQTSLLSILNLFSGGGLSAYSLFALGVSPYVTAQIVIQLLQMDIVPKLVEWSKQGETGRRKTNQITRYLTIVLAFFQSIGITAGLNALGQPIGVTLLKDSSFNSYFVIAIIMTIGSMFSVWLGEQIQDKGIGNGVSMIIFAGIVAQLFPSLWQLFRADVIEGPGVNGWISFGVLFLALLIVVTIVTWFYGAVRRLPMQYTRSERDYGDESYLPLRVNVSGVIPVIFASSLITTPQTILQAFVGSWGNQPWYRVASNIFSLQTWEGTFAYGIMIVLFTFFYAFVQVNPEKVSENLQKQGSYIIGVRPGEETKKFLSRLLNRLSGPGSVFLAVVAVVPLLAQNFGFLDANSGIGLGGTSLLIVIGVAVDLMRQIEGLTEKKNYIGLIRSHPYFDKEISEGRI, from the coding sequence ATGTTTAATTTATTATCAAAAGCCTTTAAACAAAAGGAAATTCGCGTTCGGATCTATTGGACCTTGTTTATCTTACTCGTCTATAGATTTGGCGCATACATAACGGTCCCAGGGGTTAATGCAAGTGCCTTGACCAGATTGATGAATCAGACGTCTTTGCTGTCTATTCTGAATTTATTTTCAGGTGGCGGCTTGTCAGCATATTCATTGTTTGCACTTGGTGTTAGCCCATACGTTACGGCTCAAATTGTTATTCAGCTGTTGCAAATGGACATTGTACCAAAATTAGTCGAATGGTCGAAACAAGGTGAGACAGGGAGACGCAAGACAAACCAAATTACAAGGTATTTAACAATTGTTTTGGCCTTTTTCCAGTCTATTGGTATAACTGCTGGTTTGAATGCTCTTGGACAACCCATCGGTGTAACTTTGCTGAAAGACAGCTCATTTAATTCATACTTCGTGATAGCTATCATCATGACTATTGGCTCCATGTTCTCTGTATGGCTTGGGGAGCAGATTCAAGATAAAGGGATTGGCAATGGTGTATCAATGATTATTTTTGCCGGAATCGTTGCCCAGCTTTTTCCTAGCCTTTGGCAGCTTTTCCGAGCTGATGTGATTGAGGGACCGGGCGTAAATGGATGGATCAGTTTTGGCGTTCTTTTCTTAGCTCTGTTGATCGTGGTTACTATAGTCACATGGTTCTATGGTGCTGTTCGCCGTCTGCCAATGCAGTATACACGATCAGAACGCGACTATGGTGACGAGAGTTATTTGCCTCTACGTGTCAACGTTTCCGGTGTGATTCCTGTCATCTTTGCTTCATCTTTGATTACGACACCTCAAACAATTTTGCAGGCTTTTGTTGGATCGTGGGGCAATCAGCCATGGTACCGCGTTGCATCTAATATTTTTAGTTTGCAAACCTGGGAGGGTACGTTTGCGTACGGTATTATGATTGTGTTATTCACTTTCTTCTATGCTTTTGTCCAGGTTAACCCTGAGAAAGTTTCCGAGAATTTGCAGAAGCAGGGTTCGTACATCATTGGTGTTCGGCCCGGCGAAGAAACGAAAAAGTTCCTAAGTCGTCTGTTAAATCGTTTGTCCGGCCCAGGATCTGTATTTTTGGCTGTTGTTGCCGTCGTGCCGCTCCTTGCTCAGAACTTTGGTTTTTTGGATGCAAATTCTGGAATTGGTCTCGGCGGAACAAGCCTCTTAATCGTCATTGGTGTCGCTGTTGACTTAATGCGCCAGATCGAAGGACTCACCGAGAAGAAAAACTACATTGGTCTGATCCGTTCTCATCCTTATTTTGATAAAGAAATTTCGGAAGGAAGAATTTAG
- the rplF gene encoding 50S ribosomal protein L6: MSRIGNKEITVPAGVEVKQDQEIVTVKGPKGEISRPIASAISMTINGNEIKFSRPDDSNRNKALHGTTRANVANMIEGVSNGFKKNLELVGVGYRASKQGDKLVLTVGFSHPVEFAARDGLTVNVPDSTHISVEGISKQRVGDFAAEIRGVRPPEPYKGKGIRYEGEVVRRKEGKTGK, translated from the coding sequence ATGAGTCGTATTGGAAATAAAGAAATCACCGTTCCTGCCGGTGTTGAAGTTAAGCAGGATCAAGAAATTGTGACCGTGAAGGGACCGAAAGGTGAAATTTCTCGGCCTATTGCTAGTGCAATTTCGATGACAATTAACGGTAATGAAATCAAGTTTAGTCGTCCCGATGATTCAAATCGCAACAAAGCTTTGCATGGTACAACACGTGCAAATGTTGCTAATATGATTGAAGGCGTTTCTAATGGCTTCAAAAAAAATCTTGAACTCGTTGGTGTTGGATATCGTGCTTCTAAACAAGGTGACAAACTTGTTTTGACAGTTGGATTTTCACATCCAGTGGAGTTTGCTGCTCGTGATGGGTTGACCGTTAACGTGCCTGACTCTACTCATATTTCTGTGGAAGGTATTTCTAAACAACGTGTTGGAGATTTCGCTGCAGAAATTCGTGGTGTCCGTCCTCCTGAACCTTATAAAGGTAAGGGAATTCGTTATGAAGGCGAAGTTGTACGCCGTAAGGAAGGTAAGACTGGTAAGTAA
- the rpsH gene encoding 30S ribosomal protein S8: MTMTDPIADFLTRIRNANMVRHENVEVPASKIKVSMAQILKDEGFINDYQIVDTPNKQGLISLNLKYGPNRERVITGLKRISKPGLRSYVSSDAVPKVLNGLGIAILSTSEGVLTDKAARAKKIGGEVIAFVW, translated from the coding sequence AATGACTGATCCCATCGCAGATTTTCTGACTCGTATTCGTAATGCGAACATGGTTCGCCATGAAAACGTCGAGGTGCCTGCTTCAAAGATCAAAGTTAGTATGGCTCAAATCCTCAAGGATGAAGGCTTTATTAATGATTACCAAATCGTCGATACACCAAATAAGCAAGGCTTGATTTCGTTAAACTTAAAATACGGTCCTAATCGTGAACGTGTTATCACAGGATTGAAGCGTATTTCAAAACCCGGTCTTCGTTCTTATGTATCTTCGGATGCTGTTCCCAAAGTTTTGAATGGCTTGGGAATTGCAATTTTATCAACATCGGAAGGTGTTTTAACAGATAAGGCAGCTCGTGCAAAGAAAATCGGTGGCGAAGTTATCGCTTTCGTCTGGTAA
- the rplO gene encoding 50S ribosomal protein L15: protein MDLSTLKPVAGSRKAATRKARGFGGKGKTAGRGQKGQKAREGKKLRLSFEGGQMPLMRRMPKRGFNNFSRKEFAIVNLDMLNKFDDGATVSAASLVDAGLIKKELSGVKVLASGKLEKKLTIQVSKASKAAQTAIAQAGSTLVFTSAQDDSEN from the coding sequence ATGGATTTATCAACTTTAAAACCAGTTGCTGGCTCTAGAAAAGCGGCTACTCGTAAGGCCCGTGGTTTTGGCGGTAAAGGTAAGACTGCTGGTCGTGGTCAAAAGGGCCAGAAGGCTCGTGAAGGAAAGAAACTTCGTTTGAGCTTTGAAGGTGGTCAAATGCCTTTGATGAGGCGTATGCCAAAAAGAGGTTTCAATAATTTTTCTCGTAAAGAGTTTGCCATTGTTAACTTGGATATGCTGAACAAATTTGATGACGGTGCCACGGTTTCAGCTGCTTCCTTGGTTGATGCAGGTTTAATTAAAAAAGAGTTGTCAGGTGTAAAAGTATTAGCATCTGGTAAACTAGAGAAGAAGCTTACGATCCAAGTAAGCAAAGCCTCTAAGGCTGCTCAAACTGCGATTGCACAAGCAGGCAGTACACTTGTATTCACAAGTGCTCAGGATGATTCAGAAAACTAA
- the rpsE gene encoding 30S ribosomal protein S5 has protein sequence MAEYINPNALGDLEENVVSINRVTKVVKGGRRLRFAALVIVGDKNGHVGYGTGKAQEVPEAIRKAVEDAKRHLVEVPTVGTTIPHDVLGVDGGGKVLLKPASEGSGVAAGGSTRPIMELAGVADVTAKSLGSSTAVNVVRATFDALTNLKEAKVVAALRGVDLGQ, from the coding sequence ATGGCAGAATATATTAACCCAAATGCACTTGGTGATCTTGAAGAAAATGTTGTTTCGATCAACCGTGTTACAAAAGTTGTTAAAGGTGGCCGGCGTTTGCGTTTTGCTGCGTTGGTTATCGTTGGTGACAAAAATGGCCATGTTGGTTATGGTACTGGTAAAGCACAAGAAGTCCCAGAAGCAATTCGAAAAGCAGTTGAAGATGCTAAGCGTCATTTAGTTGAGGTGCCAACTGTTGGAACAACGATTCCTCATGATGTCCTTGGAGTTGATGGTGGCGGAAAAGTGCTTTTGAAACCCGCCTCTGAAGGTTCTGGAGTCGCTGCAGGTGGTTCTACTCGGCCGATTATGGAACTAGCCGGTGTTGCCGATGTTACGGCTAAGTCACTTGGTTCATCTACGGCGGTCAACGTTGTTCGCGCAACTTTTGATGCTTTGACAAATTTGAAGGAAGCCAAGGTCGTCGCTGCATTACGCGGTGTTGATCTTGGACAATAA
- the rpmD gene encoding 50S ribosomal protein L30 produces the protein MADLKITLIKSIAHREPRQRVIAKSLGLGRVHSSVVRPDNAATRGIIFKIAHLVTVEEVN, from the coding sequence ATGGCTGATTTAAAAATTACTTTAATTAAAAGTATTGCACATCGCGAGCCTAGACAAAGAGTGATTGCGAAGTCCCTTGGTTTGGGTCGTGTGCACTCCTCTGTTGTTCGCCCCGATAACGCTGCGACTCGTGGCATTATTTTTAAGATCGCTCATCTTGTAACAGTTGAGGAGGTTAACTAA
- a CDS encoding DNA-directed RNA polymerase subunit alpha, whose amino-acid sequence MIEFQKPTISTVEESEKYGKFVAEPLERGYGTTLGNSLRRVLLSSLPGAAINSVQIDGVLHEFTTIDGVTEDVTQIILNLKKVALRIDSDEQKTLEVDFSGAGELTAGDIKGDGDVEILNPDLHLATVSAGKSLHMTLTAVRGRGYDSAEENKAKMELGIGVLAIDSIYTPISKVNYTVEKTRVGHRDDYDKLSLEVWTDGSVTPSEALSLGSKILTEHLSLFIDLSNAGQKEMMLDPDAVETVMEKKEPIEELELSVRSFNCLKRAGINTIEDLTNKTLHDMGEVRNLGRKSLEEIIQKLAERGHSFKQDVENQ is encoded by the coding sequence ATGATCGAATTTCAAAAGCCAACAATTTCGACCGTCGAAGAATCAGAAAAATATGGAAAGTTTGTTGCCGAACCTCTTGAGCGTGGCTATGGCACGACTCTTGGTAATTCTTTGAGAAGAGTCTTACTTTCTAGCCTCCCGGGTGCAGCAATTAATTCCGTACAGATCGATGGCGTACTTCACGAATTCACAACGATTGACGGCGTAACGGAAGATGTTACGCAAATCATTTTGAATCTTAAGAAGGTCGCTTTAAGAATTGACTCTGATGAACAGAAGACGCTTGAAGTTGACTTTAGTGGCGCTGGAGAGTTAACTGCCGGTGATATCAAGGGTGATGGTGACGTTGAAATTCTGAATCCTGACTTGCATCTAGCAACTGTTTCGGCCGGAAAAAGTCTGCATATGACTTTGACTGCCGTTCGTGGCCGTGGATATGATTCGGCGGAAGAAAACAAGGCAAAAATGGAACTTGGTATTGGTGTACTTGCAATTGATTCTATCTATACACCAATTTCTAAAGTAAACTATACTGTTGAAAAAACGCGTGTTGGTCATCGTGATGATTATGACAAACTGAGTCTAGAAGTTTGGACTGATGGATCTGTTACACCAAGCGAAGCTTTGAGTCTTGGCTCAAAAATATTAACAGAACATCTTTCTTTGTTTATCGACCTTAGCAATGCTGGTCAAAAAGAGATGATGTTAGATCCTGATGCGGTTGAAACTGTAATGGAGAAAAAGGAACCGATTGAAGAGCTTGAGCTCTCAGTTCGTTCTTTCAATTGCTTAAAACGTGCTGGAATTAACACGATTGAGGATCTTACGAATAAAACTCTTCATGATATGGGTGAGGTGCGTAATTTGGGCCGTAAGTCACTTGAAGAGATCATTCAAAAGCTCGCCGAGCGGGGACATTCGTTTAAGCAGGATGTTGAAAACCAATAA
- the rpsK gene encoding 30S ribosomal protein S11 encodes MASRTSRTSSRKRRVKKNIEKGVAHIHSTFNNTIVMITDEVGNAVSWSSAGSLGFKGSRKSTPFAAQLAGEAAAKAAIEQNMHSVAISVKGPGPGRESAIRAVAAAGLEITAISDVTPVPHNGSRPPKQRRA; translated from the coding sequence ATGGCAAGTCGTACAAGTCGTACAAGTAGTCGTAAACGCCGTGTTAAAAAGAATATCGAAAAGGGTGTTGCACATATCCATTCAACTTTCAATAACACGATCGTTATGATTACCGATGAAGTTGGAAACGCCGTTTCCTGGTCATCAGCTGGTTCGCTGGGCTTTAAGGGTTCTCGTAAGTCTACTCCTTTTGCTGCTCAACTTGCTGGTGAAGCTGCTGCAAAGGCTGCAATCGAACAAAATATGCATAGCGTTGCAATCAGTGTGAAGGGACCTGGTCCTGGACGTGAATCTGCAATTCGTGCCGTTGCTGCTGCTGGTCTTGAAATTACTGCGATCAGTGACGTAACCCCAGTTCCTCATAACGGTTCTCGTCCACCGAAACAGCGTCGAGCATAA
- a CDS encoding ATP-binding cassette domain-containing protein, which translates to MASAIAINDLSFTFEDGLPLFHNLVLTVEKGEWLSIVGRNGSGKTTLMRLILGLETASAGTVEINGRLGAVFQNPEDQFIGATVEDELAFGLENQELSPDLMPEKIDRVLNEVGMSGYGKSLPDQLSGGQKQRIAIGSALIIDADILIFDEATSMLDPVGRKSILHLLSDLHRHDPNLTIINITHDADEIISSQRILVLEDGKIIADRPTIELMTDRPFLKEHHLAETFASKLADRLNKNRPSQTQIPRNVISNDQLISWLLNFNK; encoded by the coding sequence ATGGCTTCAGCAATTGCAATTAATGATCTATCTTTTACATTTGAAGATGGGTTGCCGCTCTTCCATAATCTTGTTCTTACCGTAGAGAAAGGTGAGTGGCTTTCGATTGTAGGCAGAAACGGATCAGGCAAAACAACGCTCATGCGTTTAATCCTAGGATTAGAGACCGCTAGTGCGGGGACTGTTGAAATTAATGGTCGATTGGGAGCTGTTTTTCAGAACCCAGAAGATCAATTTATCGGAGCGACTGTTGAGGATGAGTTGGCATTTGGATTGGAAAACCAAGAACTGAGTCCTGATCTGATGCCTGAGAAAATTGATCGTGTCTTAAATGAAGTTGGTATGTCGGGATATGGTAAAAGTTTGCCGGACCAATTGTCCGGTGGCCAAAAACAAAGGATCGCGATTGGATCGGCTCTGATCATTGATGCTGATATTTTGATCTTCGATGAAGCGACTAGTATGTTGGACCCCGTCGGCAGAAAATCGATTCTGCATTTGTTGTCCGACCTGCACCGGCACGATCCTAATCTCACAATCATTAATATTACCCATGATGCGGACGAAATCATTTCGAGCCAACGTATCCTGGTCCTCGAGGATGGAAAAATTATTGCAGACAGACCAACGATTGAGCTGATGACTGATAGGCCTTTTTTAAAGGAGCACCACTTAGCCGAAACTTTTGCATCAAAATTGGCAGACCGGCTAAACAAAAATCGACCGAGTCAAACCCAAATTCCAAGGAATGTGATTTCAAACGATCAATTAATCTCATGGCTATTGAATTTCAACAAGTAA
- a CDS encoding adenylate kinase, whose protein sequence is MSKNIVMLGLPGVGKGTNAEVLSQDFNLPHISTGDIFRAAMSNHTDLGDKAKSFIDAGNLVPDDVTNGIVNQRLNEADVLSASGFILDGYPRNPEQADSLEAFLEKRNQKVDAVIYLQASQGLVTERMLARGRADDLPEVIAHRIEVAKSETMPLVEYYRRKDNLFVVEAAGEVKDVYAKVKEVISNL, encoded by the coding sequence ATGTCTAAAAATATTGTAATGCTTGGTCTACCCGGGGTTGGCAAAGGAACCAATGCTGAAGTATTGTCTCAAGATTTTAACTTGCCACATATTTCAACGGGCGATATTTTTCGTGCAGCTATGTCGAACCACACTGATTTAGGTGACAAAGCAAAGTCTTTTATAGATGCAGGAAACCTAGTTCCTGACGATGTGACAAATGGCATCGTTAACCAACGCTTAAACGAAGCTGATGTTTTATCTGCTTCGGGCTTTATTCTTGATGGATATCCTAGAAATCCTGAACAAGCTGACTCTCTTGAAGCTTTTTTGGAGAAGAGGAACCAAAAAGTCGATGCAGTTATTTATCTTCAGGCATCACAAGGGCTGGTGACTGAAAGAATGTTAGCACGTGGACGGGCAGATGACCTGCCAGAGGTGATTGCGCATCGAATCGAGGTTGCCAAATCAGAAACAATGCCTCTCGTTGAATATTATCGTCGTAAGGATAACTTGTTTGTTGTAGAGGCAGCCGGTGAAGTTAAGGATGTTTATGCTAAAGTAAAAGAAGTTATCTCAAATCTATAA
- the rpsM gene encoding 30S ribosomal protein S13, producing MARIAGIDLPRDKRLVIGLTYIYGIGNTTAEKILAEAGVSEDVRVRDLSPEDEDKVRATVDKLNLTLEGDLRREVSLNIKGLQEIASYRGIRHRRGLPVRGQHTKNNARTRKGPAKAIAGKKK from the coding sequence ATGGCTCGTATTGCAGGAATAGATTTACCACGTGATAAAAGACTCGTGATTGGTCTTACTTATATATATGGAATCGGTAATACAACCGCTGAGAAAATCTTAGCGGAAGCTGGTGTCAGTGAAGATGTTCGTGTGCGTGACCTTAGCCCTGAAGATGAGGATAAGGTTCGTGCAACAGTTGACAAATTGAACTTGACACTTGAGGGCGATCTTCGTAGAGAAGTCAGTTTGAATATAAAAGGACTTCAAGAGATTGCATCATACCGAGGCATTCGTCATCGTCGTGGCTTGCCCGTTCGCGGACAGCATACGAAGAATAATGCGCGTACACGCAAAGGCCCAGCTAAAGCAATTGCTGGCAAGAAGAAGTAA
- the rplQ gene encoding 50S ribosomal protein L17: MGYRKLQRTKSQRKALLRDLTTNLILNGRIQTTEARAKEVRRQAEKMITLGKRGDLAARRLAAAYLRDVEDENKIKNATSAEDVVEQKAVKTLFGDVAPRFQSRNGGYTRIYKLGQRRGDAAPMALLELVD, from the coding sequence ATGGGATATCGTAAATTACAAAGAACCAAATCTCAGCGAAAAGCGCTTTTGCGTGATTTAACGACAAATTTAATTCTTAATGGACGAATTCAGACAACTGAAGCTCGTGCAAAAGAAGTTCGTCGTCAAGCTGAAAAAATGATTACGCTTGGAAAACGTGGCGATCTTGCTGCTCGACGTTTAGCTGCAGCATATCTTCGCGATGTTGAAGATGAAAATAAAATCAAGAATGCGACTAGTGCAGAGGATGTTGTCGAACAAAAGGCTGTAAAGACTTTGTTTGGTGATGTGGCACCCCGTTTTCAGAGTAGAAATGGTGGTTACACTAGGATTTATAAGCTTGGACAGCGTCGTGGTGACGCTGCACCAATGGCTTTGTTAGAATTAGTTGATTAA
- a CDS encoding energy-coupling factor ABC transporter ATP-binding protein has translation MAIEFQQVNYHYKTLPQEKFFSLKKLSLRINEGDFILVAGSTGSGKTTFLKLLDTLILPSDGQIIFQDQVVNRRSSEKALMRIRRFFAFVLQFPQRQLFANTVLEDVAFSALNFGDSKAVAEKKAAEILERVGLEKKLWQRPVFNLSVGQMRKAAIAGSLVNHPRYLLLDEPTAGMDEYAKKDLLELLEQLHKDGSTIIVVSHDLDIFVPFASRMFFFSDGQLLFDQSPAQLYSQKNIQGLQIPTAVYYARQLGLKKTPLSLEELAEAINE, from the coding sequence ATGGCTATTGAATTTCAACAAGTAAATTACCATTATAAAACGCTTCCTCAAGAGAAGTTTTTTTCGCTAAAAAAATTATCATTGCGCATTAACGAAGGGGATTTTATTCTCGTTGCTGGTTCAACTGGTTCAGGAAAAACCACATTCCTAAAATTATTGGATACGTTAATTTTGCCTAGTGATGGTCAAATCATTTTTCAAGATCAGGTCGTCAATCGTAGAAGCTCTGAGAAAGCTCTAATGAGAATCCGCCGTTTTTTTGCCTTTGTTTTGCAGTTTCCGCAACGCCAACTTTTTGCAAATACAGTTTTAGAAGATGTTGCATTCTCTGCTTTAAATTTTGGGGATAGCAAAGCAGTCGCTGAAAAAAAGGCCGCTGAAATCTTAGAGCGTGTCGGATTAGAAAAAAAACTTTGGCAGCGGCCAGTCTTTAATTTATCAGTGGGGCAGATGCGCAAAGCTGCTATTGCAGGTTCTTTAGTGAATCACCCACGATATTTATTATTAGATGAGCCGACCGCTGGAATGGATGAATACGCTAAAAAGGATTTGCTGGAACTTTTGGAACAGCTTCATAAAGATGGTTCGACCATTATTGTTGTGAGCCACGATTTGGATATTTTTGTGCCTTTTGCAAGCAGGATGTTTTTCTTTTCTGATGGCCAATTGCTTTTCGACCAAAGCCCTGCGCAGCTATATTCCCAAAAAAATATCCAGGGTCTTCAAATACCGACTGCCGTTTATTATGCGCGTCAACTGGGATTGAAAAAGACGCCTTTGTCACTGGAAGAGCTAGCTGAGGCAATTAATGAATAG
- the truA gene encoding tRNA pseudouridine(38-40) synthase TruA, with translation MQNYKVTISYDGHAFEGFQSQNRPGSRTVQDELNKVVSKMAKRPMKVVGASRTDAGVHANGQVVNFVFPFNLSERAILMGMNSQLPLDILVRKVEYAPLTFNARRSSHEKRYLYRVSTSKFVDPFKRFYTGHYFWHLDLDRINQALPDLLGEHDFASFAASGNQTATTIRRITSARLQAIPDRDELLFIFQGNAFLYNQIRIMVGVLLEIGNKTRPVHDIRRLIEVKDRQQARFTAPASGLYLDEVYYEPMD, from the coding sequence ATGCAAAATTATAAGGTCACAATTTCATATGATGGGCATGCTTTTGAAGGTTTTCAAAGTCAAAATCGTCCCGGCAGCCGGACTGTTCAAGATGAGCTGAATAAAGTGGTCTCGAAGATGGCCAAACGACCAATGAAAGTTGTTGGTGCTAGTCGAACTGATGCGGGTGTTCATGCCAACGGACAAGTCGTTAATTTTGTTTTTCCCTTTAACTTAAGCGAACGGGCGATATTGATGGGGATGAACAGTCAATTGCCATTGGATATTCTGGTTCGAAAGGTTGAATATGCGCCTCTTACCTTTAATGCTCGTCGGAGCAGCCATGAAAAACGCTACTTGTATCGTGTGTCAACGAGTAAATTCGTCGACCCTTTCAAAAGATTTTATACTGGCCACTATTTTTGGCATTTGGATTTAGATAGAATTAATCAAGCACTTCCTGATTTATTAGGCGAACATGATTTTGCTTCCTTTGCAGCTTCAGGGAACCAGACTGCGACGACGATTAGGCGGATAACGTCTGCCCGTTTGCAAGCGATCCCAGATCGAGATGAGCTATTATTTATTTTTCAAGGCAATGCATTTTTGTATAACCAGATTAGAATTATGGTCGGTGTGTTATTAGAAATTGGCAACAAAACACGTCCGGTTCATGATATTCGGCGTTTAATCGAAGTGAAAGACCGCCAACAGGCACGTTTTACAGCCCCAGCATCTGGGTTATACTTAGACGAGGTTTACTATGAGCCAATGGATTAA
- a CDS encoding energy-coupling factor transporter transmembrane component T family protein has protein sequence MNSLFGRFIPTDSFIARLDPRTKIIIDFFFVIVLFLTQSWLDYALLALFVICGIIFSKIPFKIYLSGLKSIIFLVIFMILVQFLLTPPINQADILFKFGWFKISMSALNNAAIFALRFFFMILVTTLMTATTAPTAIADGIASLLKPLGKLGLDTKTFALLISMSLRFVPILSDEFATIVDAQRSRGLSLRTGGLIKRVKALIPMIIPLISVAFNKALALADTMEVRGFVNAKNRTSFHHLHFQILDWLILTVFFVMLFWIVI, from the coding sequence ATGAATAGTTTATTTGGACGCTTTATACCAACTGATTCTTTTATTGCCCGTTTGGATCCTCGAACAAAAATTATTATTGATTTCTTTTTTGTGATTGTTCTATTTTTAACCCAATCCTGGTTGGATTACGCCCTATTAGCTTTATTTGTCATTTGTGGGATTATTTTTTCCAAAATCCCCTTCAAAATTTATTTGTCGGGTTTGAAATCAATTATTTTTCTAGTTATATTCATGATTTTGGTTCAATTTTTACTGACGCCACCAATTAATCAGGCGGACATTCTTTTCAAATTTGGCTGGTTTAAAATTTCAATGTCCGCATTAAACAATGCGGCCATATTTGCACTGAGATTCTTTTTTATGATTTTGGTGACAACGTTAATGACGGCCACCACTGCACCAACGGCCATTGCCGATGGTATTGCGAGCCTTTTAAAACCACTGGGTAAGTTAGGGCTGGATACAAAAACATTTGCGCTTTTAATTTCAATGTCTTTGAGATTTGTACCAATTTTGTCGGATGAATTTGCAACCATTGTTGATGCCCAACGTTCTCGAGGCCTTAGCCTCCGAACGGGCGGGCTGATCAAAAGAGTTAAAGCTCTTATTCCTATGATAATTCCCTTGATCAGCGTTGCTTTTAATAAGGCTTTGGCTTTGGCTGATACGATGGAGGTACGCGGCTTCGTCAATGCAAAAAATCGAACAAGTTTTCATCATTTGCATTTTCAGATTTTGGATTGGTTAATTTTAACTGTTTTCTTTGTTATGCTTTTTTGGATTGTTATTTAA
- the rplR gene encoding 50S ribosomal protein L18, giving the protein MITKPDKNKTRQRRHARVRGKISGTAQRPRLSVFRSNSNIYAQVIDDVAGVTLASASTLDKENQGGTKSEQAAKVGESVAKAATKKNITEVVFDRSGYLYHGRVEALADGAREAGLKF; this is encoded by the coding sequence ATGATCACAAAACCAGATAAAAACAAGACGCGTCAAAGGCGTCACGCGCGTGTGCGCGGAAAGATTTCTGGTACTGCACAGCGCCCCCGTTTGAGCGTATTCCGTTCGAATTCAAACATCTACGCACAAGTAATTGATGACGTAGCGGGTGTAACGCTAGCAAGTGCCTCTACTTTGGATAAAGAAAACCAAGGTGGAACAAAATCTGAACAAGCTGCAAAAGTTGGCGAATCTGTTGCTAAAGCGGCTACGAAAAAAAATATCACGGAAGTTGTTTTTGACCGTAGTGGATATCTCTACCATGGTCGCGTTGAAGCATTAGCTGATGGCGCTCGTGAAGCAGGTTTGAAATTCTAA
- the rpmJ gene encoding 50S ribosomal protein L36: MKVRPSVKPMCDQCRVIKRNGRVMVICSANPKHKQRQGK, encoded by the coding sequence GTGAAAGTACGTCCATCTGTAAAGCCGATGTGTGATCAATGCCGTGTTATTAAGCGGAATGGTCGTGTTATGGTCATTTGTTCAGCAAATCCCAAGCACAAACAGCGTCAAGGCAAGTAA
- the infA gene encoding translation initiation factor IF-1 — MAGNDVIEIEGVIKETKPNANFIVELENGAQIQAGVSGKIRKNYIRILVGDRVTVEMSPYDLTKGRITYRHK; from the coding sequence GTGGCAGGTAACGATGTTATTGAGATTGAAGGAGTAATTAAGGAAACAAAGCCGAATGCTAACTTCATTGTGGAGTTGGAGAATGGTGCTCAAATACAGGCCGGGGTTTCTGGCAAGATTCGAAAGAATTACATCCGTATTCTCGTTGGAGATCGTGTAACGGTTGAAATGTCGCCATACGATTTGACTAAGGGTCGAATCACTTATCGTCACAAATAA